In Fodinicurvata sediminis DSM 21159, one genomic interval encodes:
- a CDS encoding WG repeat-containing protein: MPMTLPALLSRPRGQVLSGAILLTGLFLVTPAIAQGCGPSMDQAQAEEEAGLYPLFQEDHWGYVDREGQWQIAPQWRQARPFSQGRAAVETADGWGIIDRTGSYVVAPGARDADSVHIDGADYHLSPYKPYSEGCSAATPQDGKPHYLDLEGERWDPPGLEGHQVADLGPFSEGLAWVRVIPDDDAGDSRVGWINDQGEMVIPPEFAHGADFSNDRAPAALSDENWGYIDREGSIVFPGKFTLSAAAPYSDGLAAVTLGQDKGYMHDKDWALRELTEPDGTTRAFDEVASFHEGRAAVKPERAPQRVVWIDSEGQVAVDPERQGRLSICDPERLPRYRHGLLPLVVARGGNVCGQPLDLSWNDKQDPRGLSATPPGVQRFPKAKLVYLDRAGKVVIDSTDCRPEPGAAPLSATTEDGELAPAAYRLDLEGQATGSIAPQRADSPCNLSRYTASGLNADGPWQLRLNGMATWKDQSVQASLSFNLPPGLEEGTHAFQGGFADDALRANLWFSLVDAGPSAQRPDSYHSVEGGTLELTQFDRAAMSGRFAMTLAASETPEDRIELSGSFREIPYSYAPEVVVSEATGSFAEMAEAMERPAAQILSPGKAEIAEGELRVQLGKWGPQLLLRFPEDQPDGPFQAGPEQPVKASFADKSILAKGELERRDGMLFGSFEVDITEQSQIEGTGLIRGRFDYLPLEQAE; the protein is encoded by the coding sequence ATGCCGATGACCTTGCCTGCCCTGCTTTCCAGGCCGCGCGGACAGGTTCTGTCCGGCGCCATCCTCCTCACCGGTTTGTTCCTCGTGACACCGGCCATCGCCCAGGGCTGCGGCCCCTCGATGGACCAGGCGCAGGCGGAAGAGGAGGCGGGTCTCTATCCCTTGTTCCAGGAGGACCACTGGGGCTATGTCGATCGCGAAGGGCAGTGGCAGATTGCCCCTCAATGGCGCCAGGCGCGGCCCTTCTCGCAAGGGCGTGCTGCCGTCGAGACGGCGGATGGCTGGGGCATAATCGATCGCACGGGCAGCTATGTCGTCGCGCCAGGCGCGCGTGATGCGGACTCTGTGCACATTGATGGTGCCGACTATCACCTGTCGCCCTACAAACCCTATAGCGAGGGCTGCTCTGCCGCGACACCGCAGGACGGGAAACCGCATTATCTCGACCTGGAAGGAGAACGTTGGGACCCGCCCGGACTGGAAGGCCATCAGGTGGCCGACCTGGGGCCCTTTTCGGAGGGCCTGGCCTGGGTCCGTGTCATTCCCGATGACGATGCGGGCGACTCCCGTGTGGGCTGGATCAATGACCAGGGCGAGATGGTGATTCCACCGGAATTCGCCCATGGCGCGGATTTTTCCAACGACCGCGCTCCAGCGGCCCTGTCGGACGAGAACTGGGGTTATATCGATCGTGAAGGCAGCATCGTATTTCCCGGAAAGTTTACTCTGTCCGCTGCGGCGCCCTACTCTGATGGCCTGGCTGCGGTGACCCTGGGCCAGGACAAGGGTTATATGCATGACAAGGACTGGGCCCTGCGCGAGCTGACCGAACCGGACGGCACGACACGCGCCTTTGATGAGGTTGCGTCCTTTCATGAAGGGCGCGCTGCCGTGAAGCCGGAGCGTGCACCCCAGCGTGTTGTCTGGATCGATTCCGAAGGGCAGGTGGCCGTCGACCCGGAGCGCCAGGGGCGCCTCTCCATCTGCGATCCTGAGCGCCTGCCGCGCTATCGACACGGCCTCCTACCGCTTGTGGTGGCCAGGGGCGGGAATGTCTGTGGCCAGCCGCTCGATCTGTCCTGGAATGACAAGCAGGATCCCCGCGGCCTGTCGGCCACGCCACCGGGTGTGCAGAGGTTTCCCAAGGCCAAGCTGGTCTATCTGGACCGCGCGGGAAAGGTGGTCATTGATTCCACGGACTGCCGCCCCGAACCGGGGGCTGCGCCCCTTTCGGCCACGACGGAGGATGGGGAGTTGGCGCCCGCCGCCTATAGACTTGATCTGGAGGGCCAGGCCACCGGCAGCATCGCGCCACAGCGCGCCGATTCCCCCTGCAACCTTTCGCGCTATACGGCTTCGGGCCTGAATGCGGACGGCCCCTGGCAGCTCAGGCTGAATGGTATGGCGACATGGAAGGATCAGTCTGTACAGGCCTCCCTGTCGTTCAACCTGCCGCCAGGCCTGGAGGAAGGCACGCACGCGTTTCAGGGCGGCTTTGCGGATGACGCTCTGCGGGCAAATCTCTGGTTCAGTCTTGTTGACGCAGGGCCCAGCGCCCAGCGTCCCGACAGCTATCATTCCGTTGAAGGCGGGACGCTGGAACTGACGCAGTTCGATCGCGCGGCGATGAGCGGCCGCTTCGCGATGACGCTTGCAGCCTCGGAAACACCGGAGGACAGGATCGAGCTGTCGGGCAGTTTCCGTGAAATCCCCTACAGTTATGCGCCCGAGGTGGTCGTGAGCGAGGCGACGGGCTCGTTCGCCGAGATGGCCGAGGCCATGGAGCGGCCAGCGGCCCAGATACTCAGCCCCGGCAAGGCTGAAATCGCCGAGGGCGAATTGCGGGTCCAACTGGGCAAGTGGGGGCCGCAACTCCTGCTGCGTTTTCCGGAAGACCAACCGGATGGCCCGTTCCAGGCCGGTCCCGAACAGCCCGTGAAGGCCAGTTTCGCCGACAAGTCGATCCTTGCGAAGGGTGAGCTCGAGCGCCGGGACGGCATGCTGTTCGGCAGCTTCGAGGTGGATATCACCGAGCAGTCCCAGATCGAGGGGACCGGACTGATCCGTGGGCGTTTCGACTATCTGCCCCTGGAGCAGGCAGAGTGA